GGCAAGCTTGCTCGCAAGCTGGGGGAGTCGCTGAAGATGAGCTTTGCCCCGAATCCCGGAAGCTCCGAGCCGTTCTACAGCAGTGCAATCGGTCTGGCCAACCCCATGCAGCCCAAGGGCGGGGAGTTTCAGCTGGTGATGCACCACGAACTGGCGAAGGCGTTCGACCTGCTCGGCTGGTTCAGGCCCTGATAGCCTGACAGAAGAAGTTTTTTACAGAGGAGCTACGCATGAACGAGACCGCAAAGAGTGACGAGGTGGGTCCCTACAGGCTCGTTGCGTTGCTCTACGAGGGCGAGTATTTCGGCGTGGTGTACACCAACGGAGCCAAGGCGCTCACAGTCAAGGGCGCCAACCTGGACGATTGTTTCGCGCAGGTACAGGCCTGGACGTCCCAGCGCTTGGCTGAGAAGGCTCGAGCACGCAACGGACTGGTCCCGGAAGTAGGCGAGCTCACCGCCGCGTTCCGCCGCATCGAACCGCGCGTGCATGATGGTCAGCGAGCCATGCTGCGAGCGCACGTGAAGGCAAAGGACCGCCGGATAACCGCGACCGAGCTTGCCGCTGCCGCTGAATACAAGGGCCACGAGGCAGCGAATCTTCACTATGGGCGATTGGGCTGGCTGCTGTACGGCGAGGTGCCGACGGACCTGCCAGAGAGCCCCCGAGAGGGCTTGCCGGTTTACACCTTTGCGCTTGCGGACGGCGAGCGACAGGGCGCCGAGTGGGTATGGACGTTGCGCCCCGAGGTGGCTGCAGCAGCAGTGGCTGCCGGCCTGGCCTGAAGCGCTCCCGCGCCTGGCAAAGAAAGAGCTCCCGGGAGGGAGCTCTTGAAGAATGGATTAAGCGGCCTTGCGGTACTCCGGCGGCGGAGACCACTTCTGCCATTGAGGTGGGTAGCCTTCCAGTCCGGCCGTCAGCATGACGTCGAGCCAGTCGACGCCCTTGACGGCCTCAGGAATCGGGCCCTGCGGAACGCAGATTTCGACTTCCTTGCCTTCGGTGCGCAGACGGGCCGACAGCTTCTCTGCAGCCTTGATGCCGCGACCGCTGCGGTCCAGGTCAGCCCAGATGACGACCTTCCTGACGGACGCCGGGATTTCGACCGATTCCATCAACGTGGCCGACACACAGGCCCACACAGGCATGCGCGAGATGGCGTGAGCTGCCAGTGCGGTCTCAATGCCTTCGGCGACTCCCAGCACTTCGCCTGCTTGGAACAACTTGATGGCTGCCCCGGGCAGAGGATGGCAGGCGGACATCATCTTCTTGGCTTCGGGCACGTCGGCCTTGCCGCCTGTCGGACTGACGAAGATTCGGTGCAGCGAAGCAATGCGCCCCTGGCTGTCCTTGATGGGGGCCAAGAGACAGGGATGCCAGCCGGTGATGGCCTTCGCGACCTTGTCGTAGTACGGCATACGCGGATGCGCACGCAGCGTGTTTGGCATGTTCTGCAGCCAGATGCCTCGCGCGGCGAGGTACTTCTCCGCCGGCGTGTCCTTCAGGGTCGTGGAGGCCATCCAGGTTTGCCGGATGCGGCCATACGCCTTTCGGGGGTCGACGAGGTCGGGAATTTTCGGAGGCGGCGGGCGACGTACCACGACGGGTGCCGCGGCTTCGCCTTCCAGGAGTTGGGCGACTTCACGGACTGCGTCCTTGTACGAGATACCTCGCACCCATGCGACCATGGCGAACCCGTTCGCTTGGGGGCCGCACGTGTTGCAGTAGCCGCCGCCAGTCTTCGGGTAGTCCTTGAACAGCCGAAAACCATCCGTGCCCCCGTGGATAGGGCACGACACGTGGTGCGGCGCCTTGTCCATCGCGTCGGCCAGTTCAGGGGCCAGCTCTTGGAGGATGTACGGCCAGTCGCCGTCGGCTTTCGCCTTGAGCTCTTGGAAGGTTTTGTATCGGCGTTCGTTCATTGGATTGAGGGTATGAATGCTCATCGCTAAAGATTTCAGTTGACCTGACTTCTATAGCGAGCCTTGCACATCATGTTGAAAACCCATAAAGCGAATGCCCGGGAAACCGCCTTCATCGCCTGCACCTTCCATTTCTTCTGGCTCGGCTACCGCGACTGGCTGATGGAACGCATCTATGGCCCGGCGCCTGGCGCGGCCGCCGCAAAGTCAGGCAGCCCCACCGCCGCGTCGCTCTGGTGGCTGGCCCTTACCATTCCTGCCTTCATCCTCCTCGCTGCAGTGATGGTGCCCCTGCTGGCACCCACCCTAGTGGCAGGGATGACCGCAGCCGGGAGCTCGGCCGTGGCGGACGTGAGCATGGGGTTCGGTGTTCTGAGCGGCCTGGTCTTTGCACTCGGTGTTCCCTTTCTGCTGGTGCGGCGCTTTCTGCGGTTTGCGAGTCACTGCTGCGAGCGGGGACAGTGCATCGAGCGGGGAGAGCGCCGGCGCGCTGGCCCTTGAAGCTCGCATCGTTCCTGGTAGGGGATTGTCGAACCCACGAACCCAAGGCACAGTTGCGAGCGCCGCCACTACCCTAGCCACGGAGGCCCGATGTCCCCAACCGGAACTGCTCCCACGCCCTCGAGTCCTGCCGCGCTCTCCTTGGGTCCGGCGGCGCCCTCCTCAGCACTGCAAGCTGCCGCCGTAGACCTTGACCCTAACAAGAGCCTCGACCGGCTGTACGACTACACCAAGTTCCATATCGGCGCCTATCTGACGCTCACAGCGTCATACCTCACCGCAGTTGGGCTCACCTTCGCGGGCGGGCCGGTGCTACCGCTGTCCGGCACCCTGGCCTCGCTCGCAGTCATTTGCTTTCTCATCGCCGGGATGGCCCGGGATGGCTGGCGGCGTAATCGCCAGCAGCCTGACGCAGGTGACGAGCGGTACGTCCGCCGCGTTCCTCGAGTCAGAAATTGGCCCCTGGGGCGCAACGTGGCTCAACGGCAAGGCGAGAAAGTGGACCTACTGGGAGCACACCGCCTTCTGGGCGGGGCTGTTCCTCGCGGCCCTGTCATTCCCCGCCGGCAAGGCATGCTACCGGGAGGCAGTTCCAACCCCCTGGTGTACGGCCATGCTGGCCGACACCGCTCCCCCGAAGGCGGAAAAGTAAGCGGCGCCCTCAAATACCGCAGACCGCGCCGCGCGCCCCGCCCATGCGTCGGAGTTCCTAGGCCCGCGTCCCTGTTCCGACATCGTCGCTATAGGGCTGAGTTCAACTACGTTTTTCGAGGCCCCTATGCAACTGCAAATCAGGCTCACCCAAGCCCAAGTCCGCGACGC
This window of the Variovorax sp. PBL-H6 genome carries:
- a CDS encoding DUF7146 domain-containing protein; the protein is MSIHTLNPMNERRYKTFQELKAKADGDWPYILQELAPELADAMDKAPHHVSCPIHGGTDGFRLFKDYPKTGGGYCNTCGPQANGFAMVAWVRGISYKDAVREVAQLLEGEAAAPVVVRRPPPPKIPDLVDPRKAYGRIRQTWMASTTLKDTPAEKYLAARGIWLQNMPNTLRAHPRMPYYDKVAKAITGWHPCLLAPIKDSQGRIASLHRIFVSPTGGKADVPEAKKMMSACHPLPGAAIKLFQAGEVLGVAEGIETALAAHAISRMPVWACVSATLMESVEIPASVRKVVIWADLDRSGRGIKAAEKLSARLRTEGKEVEICVPQGPIPEAVKGVDWLDVMLTAGLEGYPPQWQKWSPPPEYRKAA